CATTGCTTGCTGGAGAGCGCCATAAACAAGCTGGTGCTGTTTTACCAAGCTTTTGCCTTCAAACTGGGAGGACACAACGATCGCTTGCAGATGATCTCCACCGCCGGTTAAATCTTGTACCTGTACTTGAGCATCGGGAAGTTCTGCTTTGATCATTGTCTCAACTTGCTCTGGACTAATCATACCCACTCCATTTTTCTTCAACGTTCTACATATTAATTTAACGTTCTGGAGTCACGGATGAAGTCGGTTCGCTATTGCCAGAGGGGGGGAAGGGAGAACCGACGAATCCCAATTCAAAAAGCTGCTGGTAAGCTTTTTTGCCCAAATCACGGGTGGGATTCTGAGAACGAATGATCTGAATCAGTAAGGGAACCGCTAATTCCGGTTGATCTTGGGCGCGATGTACCAACGCCAACTGATAGGTGGCTTCATCCCGCATTTCTGCTGTCTTGAGTGCGTTTTGCCGATGCTCATTGAAAATCCGGTTATCAATTCCCGAAAAACTTTCAGCTAACTGCTGATAGAAATTAGACAATTGGTTGAAAACTTGACGCGCCTGCTGAAGTTTTTGAGAGGCTAACGTATAGTCTTGAGCTTCAATGGCTTGATTTGCCTCTACCATTAACCGCTGTCCCCCCTGTAAACTCAGCAGGCTATCGTCCTGAGTTAAGGGGCGTAGCTCAGTAGAATCATCTGGCTCAGGCTGCATTTGGCTGACCTCTTCTGGAAGCGCAGCCGCTTGAGTTTGAGCGTGGGCGGGGGATAAGAGCGCCACACTCGTCGTGAAGGGAAAGGCAACAAGGCAGGTAAAGCCAAGGCTATGAATCGTTCCAGAAGAGATCATGTAAAAAATAGGGATAGTATTTTAACAAACACAGAACTTGTCGGGTATCTTACCATCGACAGATGCGGCAAGGGGAGTCAGATGACGATCGCTAGACTTGGGGGCAAGGAATTTGCCGTCCATCACTAACCATCAGCGATGACCCGATTACCAGGCAGTGGGGCTGTCTAAACCAGCTAGACTGAAACAATACCCGGAAGGTTTCTTAGACATCCGGAGTAATAGGATCAAGAAAAATAGTCATAATTTAATGATCTTGTACGATTGACGAGTAATCTATTCTAAACCATGATCCCGCATCCTGATTCTCTGCCAGACGATTCTCCTCAAACCACGCCGATTCCCGAAGAAAGCATCGGTCTGCTCCTGCAACGGGGCGGTGAAGAACTAGGATTACTAAAGGTGCGCGATCGCTTCACCCTTTGCTCCCCTGAAATCCCCATCGAGCAGCTAGAACAAGCCCTGAGTATCCACCACCAGCGTCAAATTCCCCGCACTCAGCTTGTGGAATTTACGGTTGACGCCGAACACCGGGATGAGACAATGCAAGTGGCACGCGATCGCGAAGATGTTGTCTTTGCTAGTCATGTTTACCAACTCAAGGACGATCCAGCGACCTTCATTTACCTGGGCGATCAACTAACGATTCAATTTAACCCCGACACCGATGACGCCACAATCTCCGCTATTGAGACCGAATTTTGCTTAAAATCAGTGCGATCGCTCATCGGTATTCCCAACACCTTTATCTTTCAACTCACCCCGAATTCCCCAGAGAATCCGCTAAAAATAGCCAATCGACTGATCACACGCCCCGAAGTCTTAACCGCAGAACCCCAGATCATTGTTCCCAAACAGCCGAGCTACCATCCCCAAGACCCCTTATACCCTCAACAGTGGTATCTAAATCACAGTGGTGGTTCAAATTTAGCCCCACGTTCTCATATTGACGTAGAAAAAGCCTGGGATATTACCCGGGGAAATCGCTCCATTGTCGTGGCAATAGCCGATGATGCCATTGATGTCAACCATCCCGATTTTCAAGGCACCGGAAAAATTGTCGCGCCCAAAGACTTTAAAGACAAAGACTTTATTCCTCTACCCAGTGGTTCTGGTGAAAGTCATGGCACCGCTTGTGCGGGGATTGCGGTGGCTGAAGAAAATGGTCAGGGTATTGTCGGTGTCGCACCTGGATGTGCGCTGATGCCCATTCGCACCAGTGGGTATCTGGATGATACAAGTATTGAAGAATTATTTGACTGGGCAATTGAAAATGACGCCAGCGTCGTTTCTTGTAGCTGGGGTGCGGCAACCGTTTACTTCCCCCTCTCCCTACGGCAACGGGCTGCCCTAACCCGTGCGGCGACTGAGGGACGCGGCGGGAAAGGCTGTGTGATCGTCTTTGCCGCCGGAAATGCCAATCGCCCCATCCATGGCACGATCTTTGAGCGCGGTTGGACAAATGAGTTACTACGTGGACCTACCAACTGGCTCAGTGGTTTCGCCGTACATCCAGATGTGATTGCGGTTTCGGCTTGCACCAGCCTGAGCAAAAAAGCGGCATACAGTAATTGGGGGACGAATGTCGCCGTTTGCGCCCCTAGCAACAATGCGCCGCCAGGAATGTGGTTTGAAAAAACAGGTTTTATTAGCACGGCTCCCCAAGTGAATGCCCCCACGCCGGGTAATGGTGTCTTTACTACCGACTTACTTGGCGTGGCTGGGTATGAAGTCGGTGATTTTGTGGGGAGTTTTGGTGGCACATCGAGCGCCTGTCCCGTTGTCGCGGGTGTTGCGGCGCTGGTTCTCTCCGCCAATCCTGATCTCACCGCTGCACAAGTCAAACGCATCCTGCAAGATACAGCCGACAAAATTGTAGACCGTGATGCGGATTCCCAGCTCGGTATGCGATTGGGTACTTATGATACGAATGGGTATTCCCAGTGGTTTGGTTATGGTAAGGTTAATGCTTTTAAAGCGGTACAAGATGCCCAAAAGCAACGAGTTCAAACGGCTAAAGTTGCCCAAGTTTTAAAACGACGCAATGATCACAACCTAGCTATTCCTGATAATAATTCCCGTGGTGTGACTAGCACGCTTCAAATTACTGAATCTGGTTTAGTGCAAGATATTCAGGTGACGGTGGACATTGAACATGACTTTTTGGGAGATTTAGAAGTGGAGTTGACATCACCCAAGGATCAGACTGTACTGTTACAAAGTCGTACATTGGGTGTCAATACTCAACTCCAATACACCTATTCGGTAGACAATACCCCTGCGCTCAAGTCGTTGCTGAATCAGGATAGTTTTGGTCATTGGCAGTTGAGGGTCATCGATTCTGTGCCGACGGATACAGGGAAACTTAAAAGCTGGGAATTAGTTATCGGAATTTGAATTTGTCATTTGTCATTTCTCATTCGTCCTTTGTCATTTATTAATCAGTAATCAGTTATCCAAGGAAAGATGATGTAGCTGGCACTACCGCATTTCCAGCAGTTTATGACATAAGATGCAATAACTGAATCGATATATTGAGCTTCAGGGAATAGTAGGCATCTACGTGAATGGGGTTATTTTTGCTACGGTAATGTGGCTATTCAGCCGAATGGTTATCGCGATCGCTATGTTGGTGATTGCGCCCTTATTGCCTGCGCCACCTGGGGGCATTCAACCGACAGTTAGTTGGGATGTATTTTTGGCGTGGGATAGTTATTTTTATCAGGCGATCGCTCTCTCCGGTTACGAGTATGCTAATGATGGTCAGGGACATAATGTGGCGTTCTTTCCCTTGTTTCCCTTATTGGTTCGGGCGGTAATGATTGGGGAATTGCCCTTTAACGTAGCGGGGACTATTGTCAATAATCTGGCATTTTGGGGGGCGCTCATTGTTCTCTATGCTTGGGTGCAAGAGAGTCATGGACAGAAGGTTGCCCGCTGGACAACAGCGGTTTTAGCCTGGTGTCCTTTTTCTCTATTTGGCACGGTAATTTATACGGAGGGGTTATTTCTGTTGTTGAGTACAGCCGCTTTGCGATCCTTTGACCGGAAACACTACGGTTGGTCAGCGTTATGGGGAGGATTAGCCAGTGCGACACGATTACCAGGAATCGCTCTATCTCCAGCATTTTGGCTGGTGGCTTGGCGAGAGAAAAGATCTGCGATCGCGTATTTTCCTAGTTTAGCCACCGCCGGGGGATTGGGACTTTATAGCCTTTACTGCGGAATTCGTTTTGGGGACATGCTTGCCTTTTTAAGGGTGCAACAAGCATGGCACCCTGAACAAGCGTTTTACGGACAGGGATGGTTGAAGATGTTGGTGCAAATTTCCGTCGGAACTGCCAACTGGAATCAGGGTTGGCTTCATGATCCGTGGCATCCATTGATTTTTGTTACGATTTGTGCATTAGGTTATTTATTATGGCGATCGCGTATTCTTGGGGAGAATTCACAGAGTCCTACTGAAGACTGTATTCCGCACTACACCCGACACCCGACACCCCCCATCCGACACCCTGTCTTACACACTCTTCAACCCTCCTGGCGATCGCACCTGAAACGGCTGTGTGTGGATAAAGGGTATGGCTTTTACCTTCTGGGAATTCTCCTGTGGCTTTTAGCCGGCGATCCGCTAATTAATATGATCATGGTTTGGGGGGGTGGTTATTTACTCGTGCAACAGCGAACAAAACT
The nucleotide sequence above comes from Coleofasciculus chthonoplastes PCC 7420. Encoded proteins:
- a CDS encoding mannosyltransferase family protein, which produces MNGVIFATVMWLFSRMVIAIAMLVIAPLLPAPPGGIQPTVSWDVFLAWDSYFYQAIALSGYEYANDGQGHNVAFFPLFPLLVRAVMIGELPFNVAGTIVNNLAFWGALIVLYAWVQESHGQKVARWTTAVLAWCPFSLFGTVIYTEGLFLLLSTAALRSFDRKHYGWSALWGGLASATRLPGIALSPAFWLVAWREKRSAIAYFPSLATAGGLGLYSLYCGIRFGDMLAFLRVQQAWHPEQAFYGQGWLKMLVQISVGTANWNQGWLHDPWHPLIFVTICALGYLLWRSRILGENSQSPTEDCIPHYTRHPTPPIRHPVLHTLQPSWRSHLKRLCVDKGYGFYLLGILLWLLAGDPLINMIMVWGGGYLLVQQRTKLRPVTVIYGLCSLAVILSPGRTISAERHAYGIVSIAIALGLLLARYPRWGWATLLFFTLVLLSFAVRFSQHLWVA
- a CDS encoding S8 family serine peptidase, which translates into the protein MIPHPDSLPDDSPQTTPIPEESIGLLLQRGGEELGLLKVRDRFTLCSPEIPIEQLEQALSIHHQRQIPRTQLVEFTVDAEHRDETMQVARDREDVVFASHVYQLKDDPATFIYLGDQLTIQFNPDTDDATISAIETEFCLKSVRSLIGIPNTFIFQLTPNSPENPLKIANRLITRPEVLTAEPQIIVPKQPSYHPQDPLYPQQWYLNHSGGSNLAPRSHIDVEKAWDITRGNRSIVVAIADDAIDVNHPDFQGTGKIVAPKDFKDKDFIPLPSGSGESHGTACAGIAVAEENGQGIVGVAPGCALMPIRTSGYLDDTSIEELFDWAIENDASVVSCSWGAATVYFPLSLRQRAALTRAATEGRGGKGCVIVFAAGNANRPIHGTIFERGWTNELLRGPTNWLSGFAVHPDVIAVSACTSLSKKAAYSNWGTNVAVCAPSNNAPPGMWFEKTGFISTAPQVNAPTPGNGVFTTDLLGVAGYEVGDFVGSFGGTSSACPVVAGVAALVLSANPDLTAAQVKRILQDTADKIVDRDADSQLGMRLGTYDTNGYSQWFGYGKVNAFKAVQDAQKQRVQTAKVAQVLKRRNDHNLAIPDNNSRGVTSTLQITESGLVQDIQVTVDIEHDFLGDLEVELTSPKDQTVLLQSRTLGVNTQLQYTYSVDNTPALKSLLNQDSFGHWQLRVIDSVPTDTGKLKSWELVIGI
- a CDS encoding BolA family protein; this translates as MISPEQVETMIKAELPDAQVQVQDLTGGGDHLQAIVVSSQFEGKSLVKQHQLVYGALQQAMASEAIHALALKTYTPASWQATRQAV